The proteins below are encoded in one region of Reichenbachiella sp. 5M10:
- a CDS encoding RagB/SusD family nutrient uptake outer membrane protein, which produces MKKIVTLIFLSVVGFYGCKEDFTTTPPKGSLGGDVLQNEEGVDLLLTATYGLLDGFISGDPWQASGDGWWLDASTDDANKGSHDNDQPDLQSFQMYRWTPSNSYFITKWLAVYGGVDRANSVINLANSIEGSDMTVKIAEARFLRAHFHFELQRLWANVSYISEDLQLDPDQPNSGPIWDQIAEDYQFAVDNLPPTQDTPGRATSWVAKAFLGKMYMQKGDYTTALPLLTDVIDNGPFGLIAEFKDNFTFASKNSKEAIFSIQFNIGGVANDANGNQAQALVHPSGGPYSSCCGFYTPTQDLANAYKTDAAGLPLLDTFNDSDINNDYGIESGDPFTPYAGNLDPRIDYTIGRRGIDFNGYGVNPGKDWAPEQPEAGPYLGKKGAYKFEEEADSKGAGNWGQQSSALNYNLMRYADLLLLAAECEIEVGSIAKAEEYVNLVRARARDMTYVKEVGGTADAATYVIDEYPVGTFAAQGAAYAQKAVRHERRLELGMEGHRYYDLRRYGSLIEVMEDFFVNEDRMYGNRFVDVTVEDKNYYLPIPLRAIDLSNGKITQSDDWK; this is translated from the coding sequence ATGAAAAAGATAGTAACACTAATATTTCTGAGTGTCGTAGGATTCTACGGCTGTAAAGAGGACTTCACGACGACTCCACCCAAAGGAAGTCTCGGAGGAGATGTATTGCAAAACGAGGAGGGAGTCGATCTACTGTTGACGGCTACCTACGGACTATTGGATGGGTTCATCTCTGGTGATCCATGGCAAGCTTCTGGTGACGGATGGTGGTTGGACGCGTCGACTGATGATGCAAACAAAGGCAGCCATGATAACGATCAGCCAGATCTGCAGTCTTTTCAGATGTACCGCTGGACTCCTAGCAATAGCTACTTCATCACCAAATGGCTCGCCGTATATGGCGGGGTAGATAGGGCCAACTCGGTGATCAATTTGGCCAATTCTATCGAAGGATCGGACATGACTGTCAAAATCGCAGAAGCGAGATTCTTGAGAGCACATTTTCATTTTGAGTTGCAGAGGCTTTGGGCCAATGTGTCCTATATCAGTGAGGATTTGCAATTGGATCCAGATCAACCCAATTCGGGCCCAATTTGGGATCAAATAGCTGAAGATTATCAGTTTGCTGTGGACAACTTACCTCCGACGCAAGATACGCCAGGTAGAGCGACGAGTTGGGTAGCCAAAGCTTTCTTGGGCAAAATGTACATGCAGAAGGGAGATTATACGACTGCACTGCCGTTGCTGACCGATGTGATCGACAATGGCCCCTTTGGCTTGATTGCAGAGTTCAAAGACAACTTTACCTTCGCTAGCAAGAACAGTAAAGAAGCGATTTTCTCGATTCAGTTCAACATCGGAGGAGTGGCCAATGACGCCAACGGAAATCAAGCACAAGCACTCGTACATCCATCGGGCGGACCTTATTCTTCATGTTGTGGGTTTTATACGCCGACGCAGGATTTGGCCAATGCCTACAAGACTGATGCAGCGGGTTTGCCGCTATTGGATACCTTCAATGATTCGGATATCAACAACGATTATGGAATTGAGTCCGGGGATCCTTTTACACCGTATGCGGGCAACTTGGACCCACGGATTGACTACACCATTGGTAGACGAGGGATTGATTTCAATGGCTATGGAGTCAATCCAGGCAAGGATTGGGCACCAGAGCAACCTGAGGCCGGTCCGTATTTGGGCAAAAAGGGAGCGTACAAGTTCGAGGAAGAAGCTGATTCCAAAGGAGCAGGCAACTGGGGGCAGCAGAGTTCTGCACTCAACTACAATCTCATGCGCTATGCCGATTTGCTCTTGCTAGCTGCCGAGTGTGAGATAGAGGTAGGATCGATTGCCAAAGCGGAAGAGTATGTCAACCTCGTGCGTGCACGGGCCAGAGACATGACCTATGTCAAAGAGGTAGGTGGTACAGCAGATGCAGCGACCTATGTCATCGATGAGTACCCCGTGGGGACATTTGCAGCACAGGGTGCAGCATACGCCCAAAAGGCTGTCCGACATGAGCGTAGACTAGAGCTAGGCATGGAAGGCCACCGATACTACGACTTGAGAAGATACGGTTCGCTCATCGAAGTGATGGAGGATTTCTTTGTCAACGAAGACCGTATGTACGGAAATCGATTTGTAGATGTCACAGTGGAAGACAAGAATTATTACTTGCCTATTCCGCTTAGAGCAATTGACCTAAGTAACGGGAAGATCACACAAAGCGACGATTGGAAATAA
- a CDS encoding TonB-dependent receptor — protein sequence MIKLRLHEFKLRDLMKVALMLVALISFSAHAQDRSVSGTVTSTAGDELPGVSVLIKGTTNGTVTNASGEYTLSVGSGDVTLVYSFIGMKQQEATVGSRSVIDISLEEDVASLQEVIVTGYSSESRAKVTSAVSSLDTQEAMKVPVTNAAEAFQGRMSGVNVVSGAQPGDAPIVRIRGYSSTGNNDPLYIVDGVQLVSSGALNDINPGDIESVNVLKDAAAASIYGARASNGVVVITTRQGKVSDKPTFTFDAYYGVQQPTNMPEMVNSQEFGEIIYQTGVNDGVASPGHPQFTGADQPVLNEYLGGDPSQPYDFDTNRVTKSSDGTDWFDEIFDPAPIQNYYISANGGNANGRYMMSAGYFNRQGTLHGTGYQRYTTRVNTSFNLSDKLRVGEHFNIAYSEQNPMPSQFNDDNPINNAYRNSVLLPIYDEGGNYAGAGAGSGLGNSRGSFSELDRAQRGGDVNSGIRFYGDAYLEYDIIKDLTARSSIGVTYLDARNKSFQWLNPEHSEPRSINSLTETNGQGVSWVWSNTLNYEKTIGNGHNLGILVGTEAVKNIFKQTQVQQDDFMFETADFFVMGAGTGATNIIQNNSFDVTNSLFSVFGQVRYDYNGKYLLSATLRNDRSSRFAKGNNSGIFPAVSAGWVISEESFLSGSNTLSFLKLRASYGQMGNQSIPVANPTVSISALNDQNAFYTFTGTGLDVGAAVSSLGNEDLTWETSSQFNVGTDFGFLDNTLTLTVEYFNIDTQDMLLNPPLPSTGSIAAPPYQNIGEMNNHGFEFELGYANEAMGGDLRYNISANLSTYKNEVTKIAAAEGTSFVGASQRGYTFTRTNEGNPVSHFYGREVEGIFQDAAEVGAHADQGFVTDADGVGRFKYKDINDDGVINDDDRTVLGSPHPDFIFGFNANIAYKAFDLSVFFNGSQGNEIYNYTKFFTDFPSFPDGARSTRVLDAWSPTNTGGSLPQLSDTYTVSNQENGVNSYFVEDGSYVRLKNVQLGYTLPKTALSKVGIASARIYVQGTNLLTFTGYDGLDPEIGAITNDATQNLNMGVDFGSFPVARTFTAGVSIDF from the coding sequence ATGATTAAACTTAGACTACATGAATTTAAGTTGAGAGACTTAATGAAAGTCGCATTGATGCTAGTGGCGCTGATTAGCTTCAGCGCCCATGCACAAGATCGATCCGTCAGCGGAACGGTGACTTCTACAGCTGGTGATGAACTGCCAGGGGTAAGTGTATTGATCAAAGGAACAACCAACGGTACAGTGACCAATGCGTCAGGTGAGTACACGTTGAGTGTAGGTTCTGGAGACGTGACCTTGGTGTATTCCTTTATAGGGATGAAGCAGCAGGAAGCAACGGTCGGTAGTCGATCGGTGATTGATATCTCACTCGAAGAGGATGTAGCATCGCTCCAAGAGGTGATTGTGACGGGGTATTCATCAGAGTCTCGTGCCAAAGTTACCAGTGCTGTATCTTCACTCGATACACAGGAGGCCATGAAGGTGCCCGTGACCAACGCTGCGGAGGCATTTCAAGGCAGAATGTCTGGTGTCAATGTTGTATCTGGAGCACAACCAGGAGACGCGCCGATTGTGAGGATCAGAGGGTATAGCTCTACAGGCAACAATGACCCTCTCTATATAGTAGATGGTGTACAACTGGTCTCGTCTGGGGCTCTCAACGACATCAACCCAGGAGACATTGAGAGTGTCAATGTCCTCAAGGATGCAGCGGCCGCTTCGATCTATGGGGCGAGAGCTTCCAATGGTGTAGTCGTGATCACTACCCGTCAGGGCAAGGTCTCAGACAAGCCGACTTTTACTTTTGATGCGTACTATGGTGTGCAGCAGCCGACGAATATGCCGGAGATGGTCAACTCCCAGGAGTTTGGCGAGATTATCTATCAGACAGGTGTCAACGATGGAGTAGCATCACCAGGGCATCCTCAGTTTACGGGAGCAGACCAGCCTGTACTCAATGAGTATTTGGGAGGTGACCCGAGTCAGCCCTATGATTTTGATACCAACCGTGTGACCAAATCGAGTGACGGTACGGATTGGTTTGACGAGATCTTTGATCCAGCTCCTATCCAAAATTATTATATCAGTGCCAACGGAGGCAATGCCAATGGGCGTTACATGATGTCTGCAGGCTACTTCAACCGTCAGGGGACGTTGCATGGCACAGGGTATCAGCGATACACGACGCGAGTCAATACTTCATTCAACTTGAGTGATAAACTCAGAGTAGGAGAGCATTTCAATATTGCCTATTCGGAACAGAACCCAATGCCGTCACAGTTCAACGATGACAACCCGATCAACAATGCCTATAGAAACAGTGTATTGCTACCGATCTATGACGAAGGCGGCAACTATGCCGGCGCAGGCGCAGGGTCAGGATTGGGCAACTCACGTGGCTCTTTCTCAGAATTGGATAGAGCACAGCGTGGAGGGGATGTCAACTCAGGGATCCGATTTTATGGAGATGCATACCTCGAGTATGACATCATCAAAGACCTGACGGCTCGCTCTTCGATAGGGGTGACCTATCTCGATGCACGCAACAAGAGCTTCCAGTGGTTGAATCCAGAGCACAGTGAGCCACGATCCATCAACAGTCTGACAGAGACCAATGGACAAGGTGTGAGCTGGGTATGGTCCAACACTCTGAACTATGAAAAAACCATCGGGAACGGACACAACTTAGGTATCCTCGTCGGTACAGAGGCAGTCAAAAATATTTTCAAACAGACACAAGTTCAGCAAGATGATTTCATGTTTGAGACTGCCGACTTCTTTGTGATGGGAGCAGGAACTGGGGCAACCAATATCATTCAAAATAATAGTTTTGACGTGACCAATTCGTTGTTTTCTGTTTTTGGACAAGTGCGGTACGATTACAACGGCAAGTATCTCTTGAGTGCTACGTTGAGAAACGATCGATCTTCACGATTTGCCAAAGGAAACAATTCAGGGATATTTCCTGCAGTGAGTGCTGGATGGGTCATCAGTGAAGAGAGTTTTCTCTCCGGTTCGAATACCCTTTCGTTCTTGAAATTGAGAGCCTCTTACGGACAAATGGGAAACCAGTCTATACCAGTAGCCAATCCGACGGTCAGTATATCTGCGCTCAACGACCAAAATGCTTTCTATACCTTCACAGGGACAGGGCTCGACGTAGGGGCAGCGGTATCTTCTTTGGGTAATGAGGACCTGACTTGGGAGACTTCGTCGCAGTTCAACGTAGGTACTGACTTTGGCTTCTTGGACAATACGTTGACCTTGACGGTTGAGTATTTCAACATCGATACCCAAGACATGCTGTTGAATCCTCCATTGCCATCGACAGGTTCGATTGCAGCACCACCGTACCAAAACATCGGAGAGATGAATAACCACGGATTTGAGTTCGAATTGGGGTATGCCAATGAGGCCATGGGAGGTGACTTGAGATACAACATCTCGGCCAACTTGTCTACATACAAAAACGAAGTGACCAAAATCGCTGCTGCAGAAGGGACTTCATTCGTAGGAGCTAGTCAGCGGGGATATACTTTCACTCGGACCAACGAAGGCAATCCAGTTTCTCACTTTTATGGGAGAGAAGTAGAGGGGATCTTTCAAGACGCTGCGGAAGTCGGAGCACATGCGGATCAGGGATTTGTGACTGATGCGGATGGGGTTGGGAGATTCAAGTACAAGGATATCAACGACGATGGAGTGATCAATGATGATGACCGTACCGTACTAGGTTCACCACACCCAGATTTTATTTTTGGATTCAATGCCAACATCGCATACAAAGCTTTTGACTTGTCGGTCTTTTTCAATGGATCACAAGGCAACGAGATCTACAATTACACCAAATTCTTTACAGACTTCCCGTCTTTCCCAGATGGTGCGCGTAGTACGAGAGTGCTGGATGCTTGGTCACCTACCAATACCGGAGGAAGCCTGCCACAGCTGAGCGATACGTATACTGTGTCCAATCAGGAAAATGGTGTGAACAGCTACTTTGTCGAAGATGGATCATACGTGCGGTTGAAAAACGTGCAGTTGGGTTACACACTGCCCAAAACAGCACTGTCCAAAGTAGGGATTGCTAGCGCGAGAATTTACGTACAGGGCACAAACCTCTTGACGTTTACGGGGTATGATGGACTCGATCCAGAAATAGGTGCAATCACCAATGATGCTACCCAAAACCTCAATATGGGGGTAGATTTCGGGAGCTTCCCCGTGGCGAGAACTTTCACCGCAGGTGTCAGCATCGATTTTTAA